In one window of Mesoplodon densirostris isolate mMesDen1 chromosome 4, mMesDen1 primary haplotype, whole genome shotgun sequence DNA:
- the LOC132489396 gene encoding protein FAM136A: MAELQQLRVQEAVDSMVKSLERENIRKMQGLMFRCSAGCCEDSQASMQQVHQCIERCHAPLAQAQALVTSELEKFQDRLARCTMHCNDKAKDSIDAGSKELQVKRQLERCVTTCVDDHMNLIPTMTKKMKESLSSIGK, encoded by the coding sequence ATGGCGGAGCTGCAGCAGCTCCGGGTGCAGGAGGCGGTGGACTCTATGGTGAAGAGTCTGGAGAGAGAGAACATCCGGAAGATGCAGGGCCTCATGTTCCGGTGCAGCGCCGGCTGTTGTGAGGACAGCCAGGCGTCCATGCAGCAAGTGCACCAGTGCATTGAGCGCTGCCATGCACCTCTGGCTCAAGCCCAGGCCCTGGTGACCAGCGAGTTGGAGAAGTTCCAGGACCGCCTGGCCCGGTGCACTATGCATTGCAACGACAAAGCCAAAGATTCAATTGATGCAGGGAGTAAAGAGCTTCAGGTGAAGCGGCAGCTGGAGCGTTGCGTGACCACGTGTGTGGATGACCACATGAACCTCATCCCAACCATGACCAAGAAGATGAAAGAGTCTCTGTCATCCATTGGGAAATAG